The following coding sequences are from one Dermacentor andersoni chromosome 5, qqDerAnde1_hic_scaffold, whole genome shotgun sequence window:
- the LOC126530044 gene encoding uncharacterized protein isoform X1 → MPTKGDHPCNGKEDKCKSNTVKSEQMPSSTSPKHCKTASAPLLCPVCNKAFGRKYHLVRHLQNAVCSVEQKLSLPCPTCGKVFSSKAKLDYHITVHGTTSESCKTSPLKQFECHQCGRFLWSQSQLKIHQRTHTGERPFTCTECSKTFVSLGALNKHKLSHSEEKPFVCPHCPARFSLKGTLNRHIPTHTGIRAHKCPHCPKDFIQAVALQAHLVTHTGSNGFPCRVCGHMFSRKARMKEHVLCVHEGLRKFKCDLCAKLFSRKDDLATHQEHRHGLVSKPLGGLNPAWSSLTLMTMGSGSLSPPGAFVQDAFLKDSVITHQSVPDMSPGSYSAAAHVETKKLKHDVVGDKRTTHDPFHQTHTNDGHLHGKTLYVKPSGMNENCENSNPVALPDKIFHNDGLREALHSQEQCNNACTVGNQSMDMKHSCTSNVSASSNRNNVYLKSEHSLQESEENCDSLKNRIEEFLCFLIEKPILKRLGWPSAHLSDLLEAVIRHCGCSPSESEFDSLADKLRENCKVLFTKVLEDDVAGKLLDDDESVDVVLDKVLELARLS, encoded by the exons GGTGATCATCCATGCAATGGAAAGGAGGACAAATGTAAATCGAACACTGTGAAGTCTGAACAAATGCCCAGTTCTACAAGCCCTAAACACTGCAAAACGGCCTCGGCACCGTTATTGTGCCCTGTCTGCAACAAAGCTTTTGGTCGAAAATATCACCTGGTGAGGCACCTGCAAAATGCAGTTTGTTCTGTAGAACAGAAGCTTTCTTTACCATGTCCTACATGTGGCAAAGTATTTTCCTCGAAG GCGAAACTCGACTACCACATTACTGTCCATGGCACAACATCAGAAAGTTGCAAAACGTCTCCCCTCAAGCAGTTTGAGTGCCACCAGTGTGGTCGTTTCCTGTGGTCACAGTCTCAGCTGAAGATTCACCAACGAACCCACACCGGGGAGCGACCGTTCACCTGCACCGAGTGTTCCAAGACGTTTGTCTCCCTGGGTGCTCTGAACAAGCACAAGCTTTCTCACTCGGAGGAAAAGCCCTTCGTATGCCCCCACTGCCCGGCCAGATTTTCCTTAAAAGGAACGCTCAACAGGCACATTCCCACGCACACAGGCATTCGTGCTCACAAGTGTCCCCACTGCCCCAAGGATTTCATCCAGGCTGTGGCACTCCAAGCCCACCTTGTTACTCACACAGGCAGCAACGGTTTTCCCTGCCGCGTATGCGGCCACATGTTCTCCCGCAAGGCCCGCATGAAAGAGCACGTGCTGTGCGTTCACGAGGGCCTGCGCAAGTTTAAATGCGACTTATGCGCCAAGTTGTTCTCTCGCAAGGATGATCTCGCCACTCACCAGGAGCACAGGCATGGCCTTGTCAGCAAGCCTCTAGGCGGTCTAAACCCGGCATGGAGCAGCTTGACACTCATGACGATGGGCTCTGGCAGTTTGTCACCTCCCGGGGCTTTCGTTCAAGATGCATTCTTAAAAGACTCTGTGATAACTCATCAGTCAGTGCCAGATATGTCACCTGGCTCCTACAGTGCGGCTGCTCATGTGGAGACAAAAAAGCTTAAGCATGATGTTGTaggtgacaaacgtaccacacatGATCCATTCCACCAAACTCACACTAATGACGGCCATCTACACGGTAAAACATTGTATGTTAAGCCGTCAGGTATGAATGAAAATTGTGAGAATAGTAATCCTGTTGCTCTTCCAGATAAAATTTTCCATAACGATGGTCTAAGAGAAGCCCTCCACTCTCAAGAGCAATGCAATAATGCTTGCACTGTAGGCAACCAAAGCATGGATATGAAACATTCATGTACATCTAACGTTTCTGCAAGCTCTAATCGAAACAATGTTTACCTTAAAAGTGAGCACTCATTACAGGAGTCGGAGGAAAATTGCGATAGCCTTAAAAACCGCATAGAGGAGTTTCTCTGCTTCCTCATTGAAAAACCAATACTCAAGAGGCTTGGGTGGCCCAGTGCACATTTAAGTGACTTGTTGGAGGCTGTGATCCGTCACTGTGGCTGCAGCCCATCCGAGTCTGAGTTTGACTCTCTTGCCGATAAGCTCAGAGAAAACTGCAAGGTACTGTTTACAAAAGTACTTGAAGATGATGTTGCTGGGAAGCTTCTTGATGACGATGAGTCTGTAGATGTTGTACTTGATAAGGTTCTAGAGCTAGCCAGGCTGAGCTAA
- the LOC126530044 gene encoding uncharacterized protein isoform X2, with protein MPTKGDHPCNGKEDKCKSNTVKSEQMPSSTSPKHCKTASAPLLCPVCNKAFGRKYHLAKLDYHITVHGTTSESCKTSPLKQFECHQCGRFLWSQSQLKIHQRTHTGERPFTCTECSKTFVSLGALNKHKLSHSEEKPFVCPHCPARFSLKGTLNRHIPTHTGIRAHKCPHCPKDFIQAVALQAHLVTHTGSNGFPCRVCGHMFSRKARMKEHVLCVHEGLRKFKCDLCAKLFSRKDDLATHQEHRHGLVSKPLGGLNPAWSSLTLMTMGSGSLSPPGAFVQDAFLKDSVITHQSVPDMSPGSYSAAAHVETKKLKHDVVGDKRTTHDPFHQTHTNDGHLHGKTLYVKPSGMNENCENSNPVALPDKIFHNDGLREALHSQEQCNNACTVGNQSMDMKHSCTSNVSASSNRNNVYLKSEHSLQESEENCDSLKNRIEEFLCFLIEKPILKRLGWPSAHLSDLLEAVIRHCGCSPSESEFDSLADKLRENCKVLFTKVLEDDVAGKLLDDDESVDVVLDKVLELARLS; from the exons GGTGATCATCCATGCAATGGAAAGGAGGACAAATGTAAATCGAACACTGTGAAGTCTGAACAAATGCCCAGTTCTACAAGCCCTAAACACTGCAAAACGGCCTCGGCACCGTTATTGTGCCCTGTCTGCAACAAAGCTTTTGGTCGAAAATATCACCTG GCGAAACTCGACTACCACATTACTGTCCATGGCACAACATCAGAAAGTTGCAAAACGTCTCCCCTCAAGCAGTTTGAGTGCCACCAGTGTGGTCGTTTCCTGTGGTCACAGTCTCAGCTGAAGATTCACCAACGAACCCACACCGGGGAGCGACCGTTCACCTGCACCGAGTGTTCCAAGACGTTTGTCTCCCTGGGTGCTCTGAACAAGCACAAGCTTTCTCACTCGGAGGAAAAGCCCTTCGTATGCCCCCACTGCCCGGCCAGATTTTCCTTAAAAGGAACGCTCAACAGGCACATTCCCACGCACACAGGCATTCGTGCTCACAAGTGTCCCCACTGCCCCAAGGATTTCATCCAGGCTGTGGCACTCCAAGCCCACCTTGTTACTCACACAGGCAGCAACGGTTTTCCCTGCCGCGTATGCGGCCACATGTTCTCCCGCAAGGCCCGCATGAAAGAGCACGTGCTGTGCGTTCACGAGGGCCTGCGCAAGTTTAAATGCGACTTATGCGCCAAGTTGTTCTCTCGCAAGGATGATCTCGCCACTCACCAGGAGCACAGGCATGGCCTTGTCAGCAAGCCTCTAGGCGGTCTAAACCCGGCATGGAGCAGCTTGACACTCATGACGATGGGCTCTGGCAGTTTGTCACCTCCCGGGGCTTTCGTTCAAGATGCATTCTTAAAAGACTCTGTGATAACTCATCAGTCAGTGCCAGATATGTCACCTGGCTCCTACAGTGCGGCTGCTCATGTGGAGACAAAAAAGCTTAAGCATGATGTTGTaggtgacaaacgtaccacacatGATCCATTCCACCAAACTCACACTAATGACGGCCATCTACACGGTAAAACATTGTATGTTAAGCCGTCAGGTATGAATGAAAATTGTGAGAATAGTAATCCTGTTGCTCTTCCAGATAAAATTTTCCATAACGATGGTCTAAGAGAAGCCCTCCACTCTCAAGAGCAATGCAATAATGCTTGCACTGTAGGCAACCAAAGCATGGATATGAAACATTCATGTACATCTAACGTTTCTGCAAGCTCTAATCGAAACAATGTTTACCTTAAAAGTGAGCACTCATTACAGGAGTCGGAGGAAAATTGCGATAGCCTTAAAAACCGCATAGAGGAGTTTCTCTGCTTCCTCATTGAAAAACCAATACTCAAGAGGCTTGGGTGGCCCAGTGCACATTTAAGTGACTTGTTGGAGGCTGTGATCCGTCACTGTGGCTGCAGCCCATCCGAGTCTGAGTTTGACTCTCTTGCCGATAAGCTCAGAGAAAACTGCAAGGTACTGTTTACAAAAGTACTTGAAGATGATGTTGCTGGGAAGCTTCTTGATGACGATGAGTCTGTAGATGTTGTACTTGATAAGGTTCTAGAGCTAGCCAGGCTGAGCTAA